CTGGATGAGCCGCGTCCGGGGCAGCGTGCCGGCGGCGTGGAGCCTGCGCCGGGTGGCCTCCAGGGCGGCAGCCTGGAGGTCCAGGGCGTACACATGGCCGTCGACGCCCACGGCGCGACTGAGGAACAGTGTGTCCAGGCCGTTGCCCGCAGTCGCATCGACGGCGGTGTCGCCGGGCCGCGACACGCCGCCCAGAAGTTCGTGGACCCAGGCTGTCAGCGGTCGACGGGTCATGGAAGATCCCGGCGCTGGCGCACGTCGGCGTCTGCCGGAAGCGGTCGCCCCAGCGCGATATGGTCGGCAAGGCGGGTTGCATGCCAGGGACCCAGAAGCGTGCCCCTGGAGCCCAGGCCGTTGAGGATCCCGATATGGTCGTCTTCCGGGTGCATGCCGATGAACGGGGGTCCCGGGTGCGAACACGGGCGGACGCCGGCGTGTCCGCGTACGACCCGCACCGGGGGAGGATCCTGAAGCAGCCGGGGCAGGGCAGCCAGCAGCTCCTGGCGTGCGGCCTCGGTGGGGTGGCACGCCGCATGGTCGCGGTCGTAGGTGGCTCCCAGTCGGTGGGTTCCGTCGTCCAGGGGAACCAGGGATTTGCCACCGGTGATGATGGCGCCGGGCAGTCCGGGCTGCCCCTGGGGTGCTTCGGAGGCAATGGTCAGGCTTTCGCCACAGGAGCGCCGCCAGGGCAGGTACCGCCACCACGGGTTACCGAATGCACCCGCCCCGTCACAGAAGATGATCCGGCGTGCGCGCCACTGTTGCCAGCGTACGGTACCGTCGGTCTCGAACACCACTGCCTCCGGTGCCAGGGTGTCATCGATGAGTCGCCCGGCGGCGTGCAGGTGGCGGCGAACATGCTCCTGCAGCTGACCGAGAGCCACATGCCCGCCACCGTGCATGCAGCTGGCGCCATAGGGTGCCATTACCCCCTCGGGCAATCCTTCCCGGGTGGGAGACGGCAGGTAGTCGCCGGCGGGGTGCTGGTCCTGTCGGCGTTTGATCTGCCCGATCTCCTCCGGCGCCTGAAGCACGCGCCAGATCGGCTGCGGCGTGAACAACGAACAGCCGAGGATGGCTTCCAGGCTCTGGTAGGTGGAGCGAGCGGTGGTGAGAAGTTCTCCCAGGCGTGCCGGTGCCTGATAGCGTGGCCCGGTAAAGGGGCTGAGGATGCCCGCCGCCGCCGCAGTGGCGCTTCCCTCCGGCCCCGGTGCCACGACACGGACGTCGACGCCGCGGTCTGCAAGCATCATGGCCAGCAGGCTGCCGGCCAGCCCCTGGCCTGCGACCAGGGTGTCAATCTGATTCAATCGGAGACCTCATGTGCTCGGCTGCAACCTCCCCCATGATACGCGGGGCGCGCTGCGGAGCCCATGATGCCCGGGTATCGGCAAGCCGCCGGTACCCGGGCAGGCTGGCAATCAGCTCTGCAGCTTCATGCCGATACGCGCCAGACGCGCGCCAAGGGCACGGCAGATGGCCGCTTCCTCGCTGTCGATCTCGCGATCATTATTGCCGCCGGCAATGTGTCCGGGGCCGTAAGGCGAGCCGCCACCCTGGGTCACGAACAGCTCCTGGGTGGAATAGGGAACACCCACCGGGATCATGCCAAGGTGCATGAGCGGTCCGATGCTGGACGTGATGGTGGCCTCCTGTCCGCCGTGGAGACTGGCGGTGGAGACGAACATGCCGGCCGGCTTGTCCTCGAATACGCCCTCCATCCACAGCGCACTGACCTGATCGATCCGGTTCTTGAGCTGTGACGCCATGTTGCCGAAGCGTGTCGGGGTACCGAAGGCAATGGCCCCGGCTTCGCGGAAGTCGTCGTCGGTGACCAGGGGAATGTCCTTCTGCTTGTCGCGCCCGGCCTTCATGCCCTCGTTGCCGTTAATGACCTCCTCGGGCATGAGTTCCGGGACGGTGCGGATCACCGGCTCGGCACCAGGAACGGTTTTCACGCCTTCCGCCACCAGACGGGCCATGTCGAGAACGTTGCCGAACGTGCTGTAGTAAACGATGAGTACTTTCATGGTGCACCTCACGGGATTGGTCCGAAATCGGACTATTAGGGCGTAAAATTGCGGGGCATTCCCCGCGGTTTCGTCAGCTGAATGTGTCCTTTACCCGTCGCAACTGGGTGATGGCCTCCTCCATTTCATCTTCCGACAGGCGTTCCAGCCGCCGGCGCAGGTGTTCGGCGTGGTCATTGAACGCCTCCTGGAACAGCGCGTCTCCCTCGGGGGTGAGCACGGCCAGCGTACTGCGGCGATCCGTTGTCGAGGGGCGGCGTTCCACCAGTCCGCGCTCCTGAAGGCGGTCGACCACGCTGGTGAGGGTCGTCTTGTAAATCAGGGTACGCTCACCGAGTTCACGGAAGGTCATCCCCTCCGTATTGCCCAGGGTCGCTATGACATCAAACTGCGCGGGGGTCAGGCCCCATGACTTGATATGAGG
The DNA window shown above is from Aquisalimonas sp. 2447 and carries:
- a CDS encoding FAD-binding oxidoreductase, whose amino-acid sequence is MNQIDTLVAGQGLAGSLLAMMLADRGVDVRVVAPGPEGSATAAAAGILSPFTGPRYQAPARLGELLTTARSTYQSLEAILGCSLFTPQPIWRVLQAPEEIGQIKRRQDQHPAGDYLPSPTREGLPEGVMAPYGASCMHGGGHVALGQLQEHVRRHLHAAGRLIDDTLAPEAVVFETDGTVRWQQWRARRIIFCDGAGAFGNPWWRYLPWRRSCGESLTIASEAPQGQPGLPGAIITGGKSLVPLDDGTHRLGATYDRDHAACHPTEAARQELLAALPRLLQDPPPVRVVRGHAGVRPCSHPGPPFIGMHPEDDHIGILNGLGSRGTLLGPWHATRLADHIALGRPLPADADVRQRRDLP
- the wrbA gene encoding NAD(P)H:quinone oxidoreductase, yielding MKVLIVYYSTFGNVLDMARLVAEGVKTVPGAEPVIRTVPELMPEEVINGNEGMKAGRDKQKDIPLVTDDDFREAGAIAFGTPTRFGNMASQLKNRIDQVSALWMEGVFEDKPAGMFVSTASLHGGQEATITSSIGPLMHLGMIPVGVPYSTQELFVTQGGGSPYGPGHIAGGNNDREIDSEEAAICRALGARLARIGMKLQS
- a CDS encoding MarR family winged helix-turn-helix transcriptional regulator, whose protein sequence is MNHSDAAAKPKYMRLLRELVQAYQAFEAYTMPHIKSWGLTPAQFDVIATLGNTEGMTFRELGERTLIYKTTLTSVVDRLQERGLVERRPSTTDRRSTLAVLTPEGDALFQEAFNDHAEHLRRRLERLSEDEMEEAITQLRRVKDTFS